A genomic segment from Dietzia psychralcaliphila encodes:
- a CDS encoding isochorismate synthase: MASGPHPDAARPVTAPDFLLSRHTGSLRTQGALRVFPDPADAALALRSGDCGLVVGAIGFEPDAPAALVEPDIVVRTDGPLEPPAYFRAIRTRARVAEELPTTEVHRRRVATAIAGIRAGGLAKVVLARAVRLVAEETIDPHAVCAALIDSSPSADGFLVDLSPAGGVHTGRVLVGSSPELLVRRRGDIVECHPLAGSAPRSADPAVDQASGRALQASGKDAAEHAFVVESLAAALAPLCRGLEIPEHPSLTSTREMWHLGTRIRGRIADTRTTALDLALAVHPTPAVCGTPTAEARRVIAGIEGERGFYSGAVGWADAGGDGDWMVTIRCAEIDADRAGALAWAGGGLVADSDPDDEVAETAAKLRTVLTALGAV; this comes from the coding sequence GTGGCGTCAGGGCCCCACCCCGACGCCGCCAGGCCTGTCACCGCTCCGGACTTCCTGCTGTCCCGCCACACCGGATCCCTCCGGACGCAGGGCGCCCTCCGCGTCTTCCCCGACCCGGCCGACGCGGCGCTGGCCCTCCGGTCCGGCGACTGCGGACTCGTGGTGGGAGCCATCGGGTTCGAGCCGGACGCCCCGGCGGCACTGGTCGAGCCCGACATCGTGGTCCGTACCGACGGCCCCCTCGAGCCCCCCGCCTACTTCCGCGCGATCCGCACACGCGCCCGCGTCGCCGAGGAACTCCCCACGACGGAGGTCCACCGGAGACGGGTGGCCACCGCGATCGCGGGTATCCGCGCCGGCGGACTGGCCAAGGTGGTGCTCGCCCGCGCGGTCCGGCTCGTGGCCGAGGAGACGATCGACCCCCATGCGGTGTGCGCCGCACTCATCGACTCGAGCCCGTCCGCCGACGGCTTCCTGGTCGACCTGTCCCCCGCGGGCGGGGTCCACACCGGCCGGGTCCTGGTGGGGTCGAGCCCCGAGCTCCTCGTCCGCCGCCGCGGCGACATCGTGGAGTGTCATCCCCTCGCAGGTTCGGCTCCCCGCTCCGCTGACCCGGCCGTGGACCAGGCCTCGGGGCGCGCGCTGCAGGCTTCGGGCAAGGACGCCGCCGAGCACGCGTTCGTGGTGGAATCCCTGGCGGCAGCTCTCGCCCCCCTCTGCCGCGGACTGGAGATACCCGAGCACCCGTCGCTCACCTCGACCCGCGAGATGTGGCACCTGGGGACCCGCATCCGCGGGCGGATCGCCGACACCCGCACGACGGCTCTGGACCTCGCGTTGGCCGTCCACCCCACTCCCGCCGTGTGCGGGACACCCACGGCCGAGGCGCGGCGGGTGATCGCCGGGATCGAGGGCGAGAGGGGTTTCTACTCGGGAGCAGTCGGATGGGCCGACGCGGGCGGCGACGGCGATTGGATGGTCACCATCCGCTGTGCCGAGATCGACGCCGATCGCGCCGGTGCCCTGGCCTGGGCGGGCGGGGGGCTCGTCGCCGACTCCGATCCCGACGACGAGGTGGCCGAGACGGCCGCCAAACTCCGCACGGTCCTCACAGCGTTGGGCGCCGTCTGA
- a CDS encoding fumarylacetoacetate hydrolase family protein → MRLARIAHPQGFAFVEVRGDVSDPAALTCAEISEHPFGTPEFTGREWPLADVRLLAPILASKVVCVGKNYAEHAQEMGSEAPSEPLIFLKPNTSVVGPEAAIAYPPSSERVDHEGELAVVIGQPCRDVSAARAHEVILGYTCANDVTARDQQLSDGQWTRGKGYDTFCPLGPWIVTDLDPNGLDVRTTLHHPDGTSEVRQDGNTSQFMHTVGEIIEYVSRVMTLLPGDVVLTGTPAGVGPMLPGDRVTVEIEGIGSLTNPVVDR, encoded by the coding sequence ATGCGTCTCGCCCGTATCGCCCACCCGCAGGGATTCGCCTTCGTCGAGGTCCGCGGTGACGTCTCCGATCCCGCCGCGCTCACCTGCGCGGAGATCTCGGAACACCCCTTCGGCACCCCCGAGTTCACCGGTCGTGAATGGCCGTTGGCCGACGTCCGGTTACTCGCGCCCATCCTCGCCTCCAAGGTGGTGTGCGTCGGTAAGAACTACGCCGAGCACGCCCAGGAGATGGGGTCCGAGGCGCCCAGTGAGCCCCTGATCTTCCTCAAGCCCAACACCTCTGTGGTCGGCCCCGAGGCCGCGATCGCCTACCCGCCCAGTTCCGAGCGGGTGGACCACGAGGGCGAGCTCGCCGTGGTGATCGGTCAACCCTGTCGCGACGTCTCGGCCGCCCGTGCCCATGAGGTGATCCTGGGATACACCTGCGCGAATGACGTGACGGCTCGCGACCAGCAGCTCTCGGACGGTCAGTGGACCCGGGGAAAGGGCTACGACACCTTCTGCCCGCTGGGCCCGTGGATCGTCACCGACCTCGACCCCAACGGCCTCGACGTCCGCACCACCCTCCACCACCCGGACGGAACCTCGGAGGTACGCCAGGACGGCAACACCTCTCAGTTCATGCACACCGTGGGCGAGATCATCGAGTACGTGAGCAGGGTCATGACCCTGCTACCGGGCGACGTCGTGCTGACGGGTACCCCGGCCGGAGTCGGACCGATGCTCCCCGGCGACCGTGTGACCGTGGAGATCGAGGGCATCGGATCTCTGACCAACCCCGTGGTCGACAGGTAG
- a CDS encoding exonuclease domain-containing protein — MREWFTGAGRRRRSARRLPDGPLRRYLETPPPGPSTPLADLPLLAMDVETTGLDPRRDRVLSVGLVPVDGDRIVLGGAQAMLLRADGADEVEGVGQSATVHGITDDTVATGVGVDVFLERVFAALTGRVLVAHYSRIETDFLGALCTSGHGVRPPFVPVDTLELHRRVLGGGVDMGFAPESSPDELRLWNARERYGLPRYRAHDALIDALACAELYLAQTAELHDRGVTTLRDLRTA; from the coding sequence ATGCGCGAGTGGTTCACCGGGGCCGGGCGCCGGCGTCGCTCCGCACGGCGCCTTCCGGACGGTCCGCTCCGGCGCTACCTCGAGACCCCACCTCCGGGGCCGTCGACCCCGCTGGCGGACCTGCCGCTGCTGGCGATGGACGTGGAGACCACCGGCCTCGATCCACGGCGGGACAGGGTCCTGTCAGTGGGGCTGGTGCCGGTGGACGGTGATCGGATCGTGCTCGGCGGTGCGCAGGCGATGCTCCTGCGGGCCGATGGCGCCGACGAGGTCGAGGGAGTGGGTCAGAGCGCCACGGTGCACGGGATCACCGACGACACGGTGGCGACCGGAGTGGGGGTGGACGTCTTCCTGGAACGGGTCTTCGCGGCGTTGACCGGTCGGGTGCTGGTAGCCCACTACAGTCGTATAGAAACGGACTTCCTCGGCGCACTGTGCACGTCTGGGCACGGAGTGCGGCCGCCGTTCGTCCCCGTCGACACCCTCGAACTCCACCGCCGGGTACTCGGGGGAGGCGTCGACATGGGTTTCGCCCCGGAGTCCTCCCCGGACGAACTCCGGCTGTGGAATGCCAGGGAACGGTACGGCCTTCCCCGCTACCGGGCACACGACGCGTTGATCGACGCCCTCGCGTGCGCGGAGTTGTACCTGGCACAGACGGCGGAGTTGCACGACCGCGGGGTCACGACGCTCCGGGATCTGCGAACGGCATAG
- a CDS encoding DUF294 nucleotidyltransferase-like domain-containing protein: MDVELAEVRDFLARCAPFDELTGDQLDRIPARLTQRYHRRGTVILEAGALNDTLNIIRSGAVEVCDPDGMLLDARGEGDCFGYSSLAHSGPSRYRMVAVADTLLLEMPREVLDELAAEHPRLRQFFGQRSDRIRQDLASARLEAAGGDALGTPVGELLARDAVTTGPDTTIRDAALLMTDSRVSALLVVEAGRVVGIFTDRDLRSKVVAVGGDTGAPVSTIMTPDPVAVDAGTRAFDATLLQIDRGVHHLPVCEDGVPVGMVTSGDLLRLAQTDPVYLAARIARAPDSEGVATLAARLPALVGEFVRRGTAPQDIGRVITATADAATRRLISLAEGDLGPPPVPYCWVGLGSQARGELGVASDQDNALILDDAAEVTPDAGPYFAALAEQVCAGLDRAGFPLCPGEVMATNQAWRRTCRDWERQVGDWVRAPEADAVLHSQVFLDIRPVHGDTSLFMRVRGEMLRRAEGSRRFQTHLARIACDWHPPLGFFRGLVVARRGEYRNTLDLKAGGIAPVVQIARVHALSAGLDEVSTLGRLDAAAGAGVIARADAEDLGEAFRFLRGLTYRHHARQIADDDPQDNHVDPGTLSSADRHRLRAAFRIIAGVQGSLALKYRVGQM, from the coding sequence ATGGACGTCGAACTCGCCGAGGTGAGGGATTTCCTCGCCCGCTGTGCTCCCTTCGACGAGCTGACCGGTGACCAGCTCGATCGGATACCCGCGCGTCTCACACAGCGGTATCACCGCCGGGGGACCGTGATCCTCGAGGCGGGAGCGCTGAACGACACCTTGAACATCATCCGATCCGGCGCCGTGGAGGTGTGCGACCCGGACGGGATGCTTCTCGACGCGCGGGGCGAGGGAGACTGCTTCGGCTACTCGTCCCTGGCCCACAGCGGCCCGTCGCGCTACCGGATGGTGGCGGTGGCCGACACCCTGCTGCTCGAGATGCCCCGTGAGGTCCTGGACGAGCTCGCCGCCGAGCACCCTCGTCTGCGTCAGTTCTTCGGTCAACGCAGTGACCGGATCCGCCAGGACCTCGCCTCGGCCCGGCTCGAGGCCGCGGGTGGGGACGCCCTGGGCACACCGGTCGGAGAACTCCTCGCCCGCGACGCGGTGACCACCGGTCCCGACACCACCATCCGCGACGCCGCGCTACTCATGACCGACAGCCGCGTATCCGCACTGCTCGTGGTGGAGGCGGGACGCGTCGTGGGCATCTTCACCGACCGCGATCTGCGCTCCAAGGTCGTCGCGGTCGGAGGGGACACCGGGGCCCCGGTGTCGACGATCATGACCCCCGACCCGGTGGCGGTCGACGCGGGGACACGCGCCTTCGACGCCACGCTCCTCCAGATCGACCGGGGGGTACATCACCTGCCGGTCTGTGAGGACGGCGTGCCGGTGGGGATGGTGACCAGCGGGGACCTGCTCCGTCTGGCCCAGACGGACCCCGTATACCTGGCGGCACGCATCGCACGAGCGCCCGACTCCGAGGGGGTCGCGACCCTGGCGGCCCGGTTGCCCGCCCTGGTCGGCGAGTTCGTCCGCCGCGGCACCGCCCCACAGGACATCGGCCGGGTCATCACGGCCACCGCGGATGCGGCGACACGGCGCTTGATCTCGCTGGCGGAGGGGGACCTCGGACCGCCGCCGGTGCCGTACTGCTGGGTCGGTCTCGGCTCGCAGGCCAGAGGTGAGCTCGGCGTGGCGAGCGACCAGGACAACGCGTTGATCCTCGACGACGCGGCGGAGGTGACGCCGGACGCGGGCCCGTACTTCGCAGCGCTGGCCGAGCAGGTGTGCGCCGGGCTCGACCGGGCCGGCTTCCCACTGTGTCCGGGCGAAGTCATGGCCACCAACCAGGCGTGGCGCCGCACGTGCAGGGACTGGGAACGGCAGGTGGGGGACTGGGTGCGGGCTCCCGAGGCGGATGCCGTCCTGCACTCCCAGGTATTCCTGGACATCCGACCGGTCCACGGTGACACCTCGCTGTTCATGCGGGTGCGTGGTGAGATGCTGCGGCGCGCCGAGGGCAGCCGGCGGTTCCAGACGCACCTGGCGCGAATAGCCTGCGACTGGCACCCGCCGCTGGGCTTCTTCCGCGGCTTGGTGGTGGCACGACGGGGCGAGTACCGCAACACTCTGGACCTCAAGGCGGGCGGGATCGCGCCCGTGGTCCAGATCGCGCGGGTGCACGCCCTCTCGGCGGGCCTGGACGAGGTGTCCACCCTCGGCCGACTCGACGCCGCGGCCGGTGCCGGTGTGATCGCGCGTGCTGACGCGGAGGACCTCGGCGAGGCCTTCCGGTTCCTGCGCGGTCTGACCTATCGCCACCATGCACGTCAGATCGCCGACGACGACCCACAGGACAACCACGTCGACCCCGGCACACTCAGCTCCGCCGATCGCCACCGTCTCCGCGCCGCCTTCCGCATCATCGCCGGGGTGCAGGGCTCGCTCGCCCTGAAGTACCGGGTCGGGCAGATGTGA
- a CDS encoding 3-isopropylmalate dehydrogenase, whose product MKLAVIPGDGIGVEVTAEALRVLDALVPGIEKTEYDLGARRYLRNGETLTDADVESLKGHDAILLGAIGDPRSVPAGVLERGMLLPLRFALDHHVNLRPSRLFPGSATPLKDPGEIDFVVVREGTEGLYTGNGGAIRVGTPHEIGTETSVNTRFGVERVVRDAFARAQSRRGKLTLVHKTNVLVNAGGLWQRTVDEVAPEFPGVEVDYIHIDAATIYMVTDPSRFDVIVTDNLFGDIITDLAAAVTGGIGTAASGNIDASGTNPSMFEPVHGSAPDIAGQGKADPTAAILSVALLLRHVGRVGEAERVEAAVESDLGSRGAGPIVTSEVGDRIVAAVSC is encoded by the coding sequence ATGAAGCTCGCAGTCATCCCCGGCGACGGCATCGGCGTCGAGGTCACGGCCGAGGCGCTCAGGGTGCTCGACGCCCTCGTCCCCGGCATCGAGAAGACCGAGTACGACCTCGGCGCCCGGCGGTACCTACGCAACGGGGAGACCCTGACCGACGCCGACGTCGAGAGCCTCAAGGGGCACGACGCGATCCTGCTCGGGGCGATCGGCGATCCGCGGTCGGTGCCGGCCGGAGTCCTGGAGCGCGGCATGTTGCTGCCGCTGCGGTTCGCGCTCGACCACCACGTCAATCTCCGTCCGTCGCGGCTCTTCCCGGGGTCGGCCACCCCGTTGAAGGACCCCGGTGAGATCGACTTCGTGGTGGTCCGCGAGGGCACCGAAGGGCTCTACACCGGCAACGGCGGCGCGATCCGCGTGGGCACACCGCACGAGATCGGCACCGAGACCTCGGTCAACACCCGCTTCGGTGTGGAACGCGTGGTCCGCGACGCCTTCGCCCGGGCGCAGTCGCGCCGCGGGAAGCTGACCCTGGTCCACAAGACCAACGTGCTGGTCAACGCCGGCGGACTGTGGCAGCGCACCGTCGACGAGGTGGCGCCGGAGTTCCCCGGCGTCGAGGTGGACTACATCCACATCGACGCCGCGACGATCTACATGGTCACCGACCCGTCCCGGTTCGACGTGATCGTCACCGACAACCTGTTCGGTGACATCATCACCGATCTGGCCGCCGCCGTCACCGGGGGGATCGGCACCGCGGCGTCGGGGAACATCGATGCCTCCGGCACCAACCCGTCCATGTTCGAGCCGGTTCACGGCTCGGCCCCGGACATCGCCGGACAGGGCAAGGCCGACCCCACCGCCGCGATCCTCTCCGTCGCGCTGCTCCTGCGCCACGTGGGCAGGGTTGGCGAGGCCGAGCGCGTCGAGGCGGCGGTCGAGTCCGACCTGGGTTCCCGCGGTGCCGGCCCGATCGTCACGTCCGAGGTGGGCGACCGCATCGTGGCGGCGGTGAGCTGCTAG
- the serA gene encoding phosphoglycerate dehydrogenase, translating to MTASGRPVVLIADKLAQSTVDALGDAVEVRWVDGPDRPKLLEAVADADAILVRSATTVDAEVMAAAPKLKIIGRAGVGLDNVEIPAATERGVMVVNAPTSNIHSAAEHAVALLMAACRQIPAADRTLREHTWKRSSFNGVELLGKTVGVVGLGRIGQLVAQRLAAFDTHLIAYDPYLPAARAAQLGIELVDIDELVSRADIITMHLPKTKETAGLFDAERLARAKDGVVIVNAARGGLIVESALVDALKSGKVRSAGLDVFDTEPCTDSPLFELENTVVTPHLGASTSEAQDRAGTDVARSVLLALRGEFVPDAVNVSGGPVGDEVAPWLDLVRKVGLMAGHLCPGVPTTVRVDVAGELAAEQVDVLGLAALRGMFSAITDEPATFVNVGQMAEQRGVTHSVETHSESKSYRSTVSVTAVAADGASAEVTGTLSGLDQVQKIVRINERGFDMRAEGQNLFVHYSDRPGVLGKVGSILGGENIDIQAAALSQDAHGEGASLILRVDRAVAEPTVDRIVSELDATATQISLA from the coding sequence GTGACAGCATCCGGACGTCCCGTCGTCCTCATCGCCGACAAGCTCGCCCAGTCGACCGTCGACGCGCTCGGCGACGCCGTGGAGGTCCGCTGGGTCGACGGCCCGGATCGTCCCAAGCTCCTCGAGGCCGTCGCCGACGCGGACGCGATCCTCGTCCGCTCCGCCACGACCGTCGACGCCGAGGTGATGGCCGCCGCCCCGAAGCTCAAGATCATCGGCCGCGCGGGTGTGGGGCTGGACAACGTCGAGATCCCCGCCGCCACCGAGCGCGGTGTCATGGTGGTCAACGCCCCCACCTCCAACATCCACTCGGCCGCCGAGCACGCCGTCGCCCTGCTCATGGCCGCCTGCCGCCAGATCCCGGCCGCCGATCGCACCCTGCGCGAGCACACCTGGAAGCGCAGCTCGTTCAACGGCGTCGAGTTGCTCGGCAAGACCGTCGGCGTGGTGGGCCTGGGACGGATCGGTCAGCTCGTGGCCCAGCGGCTCGCGGCGTTCGACACCCACCTCATCGCCTACGACCCCTACCTGCCGGCCGCGCGGGCCGCCCAGCTCGGCATCGAGCTGGTGGACATCGACGAGTTGGTCTCCCGCGCCGACATCATCACGATGCACCTGCCCAAGACCAAGGAGACCGCCGGCCTGTTCGACGCCGAGCGGCTGGCCCGGGCCAAGGACGGCGTCGTGATCGTCAACGCCGCGCGTGGCGGCCTGATCGTGGAGTCGGCGCTCGTCGACGCCCTGAAGTCGGGCAAGGTCCGGTCCGCCGGCCTCGACGTGTTCGACACCGAGCCCTGCACCGACTCGCCGCTGTTCGAGCTCGAGAACACGGTGGTGACCCCGCACCTGGGCGCCTCCACCAGCGAGGCCCAGGACCGCGCCGGCACCGACGTCGCGCGCAGTGTCCTGTTGGCCCTGCGCGGGGAGTTCGTGCCCGACGCCGTCAACGTCTCCGGCGGCCCCGTCGGTGACGAGGTCGCGCCCTGGCTCGACCTGGTCCGCAAGGTCGGCCTGATGGCCGGGCACCTGTGCCCGGGCGTGCCCACCACGGTGCGGGTCGACGTCGCCGGCGAGCTGGCGGCCGAGCAGGTCGACGTCCTCGGGCTGGCCGCCCTGCGCGGGATGTTCTCCGCGATCACCGACGAGCCGGCGACCTTCGTCAACGTGGGCCAGATGGCCGAGCAGCGCGGCGTCACCCACTCGGTGGAGACCCACAGCGAGTCCAAGTCGTACCGCAGCACCGTCTCCGTCACGGCGGTCGCGGCCGACGGCGCCAGCGCCGAGGTCACCGGCACGCTCTCCGGGCTGGACCAGGTGCAGAAGATCGTGCGGATCAACGAGCGTGGCTTCGACATGCGCGCCGAGGGCCAGAACCTCTTCGTCCACTACTCCGACCGTCCGGGCGTCCTCGGCAAGGTGGGCTCCATCCTCGGCGGCGAGAACATCGACATCCAGGCCGCGGCGCTGAGCCAGGACGCCCACGGCGAGGGCGCCTCGCTCATCCTCCGCGTGGACCGCGCGGTGGCCGAGCCCACCGTCGACCGGATCGTCTCCGAACTCGACGCCACCGCCACCCAGATCTCCCTGGCCTGA
- a CDS encoding phytoene desaturase family protein, with protein sequence MTSSTPVRADVVVVGSGPNGLAAALLCARAGRRVVVLEAEDTIGGGCRTLPMDGMPGDLGADLMVDPCSAVHPMAGAAPFFRGFDLAAHGVELATPPVQLAHALPGRDAIVVPSDPSPGALAEGLGSQTEARAWWRVMGPTAERSLEVVAAALSDQRSVPPVTATAAVAAAFLRAHPRGGLGDPFGPDGRTLLSGISAHAITPLSSPAATAVGVVLGSLLHSPMGWALPVGGSGAITSALADAVRDAGGEIRTGARVDSLARIDARDIVFNTSSRILGDILLASSPSPSVERRARRLTRAPIGGAAAKVDLVLSGPVPWRDARLQGAGTVHLGGETEQIAAAERAVASGRHADRPMVLVSQPWVTDPGRVAADGRRPLWTYAHVPAWSEQNQTEQVLTALEEVAPGVRDVVVATRCTPASRMGEHNANYAGGDIAAGRVDLRGLVARPVPRADPFATGVPGVWHASGSTPPGPGVHGMAGQHVADRIIGG encoded by the coding sequence GTGACGTCGTCGACACCGGTGCGTGCCGATGTGGTGGTGGTGGGTTCGGGACCGAACGGCCTCGCCGCCGCGCTCCTGTGCGCCCGCGCGGGCCGGCGGGTCGTGGTGCTCGAGGCAGAGGACACCATCGGGGGCGGGTGCCGCACGCTCCCCATGGACGGGATGCCCGGCGACCTCGGCGCGGACCTGATGGTCGACCCGTGCTCCGCGGTCCACCCGATGGCCGGCGCCGCTCCGTTCTTCCGCGGGTTCGACCTGGCCGCACACGGTGTGGAGTTGGCGACACCGCCGGTCCAGTTGGCCCACGCGCTGCCCGGGCGCGACGCGATCGTCGTCCCGTCCGACCCCTCCCCCGGAGCCCTGGCCGAGGGCCTGGGGTCCCAGACGGAGGCCCGTGCCTGGTGGCGGGTCATGGGCCCGACGGCCGAGCGGTCCCTCGAGGTGGTGGCCGCCGCGTTGTCGGATCAGCGGTCCGTCCCGCCGGTGACGGCCACGGCGGCGGTCGCTGCGGCGTTCCTCCGCGCCCATCCCCGCGGGGGGCTGGGCGACCCGTTCGGTCCCGACGGGCGAACACTGCTGTCCGGGATCTCCGCCCACGCCATCACCCCTCTGTCCTCCCCGGCCGCGACCGCTGTCGGGGTGGTACTGGGTTCGCTCCTGCACTCCCCGATGGGGTGGGCTCTCCCGGTCGGGGGCAGCGGTGCCATCACCAGCGCGCTGGCGGACGCGGTCCGCGACGCCGGGGGCGAGATCCGGACCGGGGCGCGGGTGGACTCACTGGCACGGATCGACGCACGGGACATCGTCTTCAACACCTCCTCGCGGATCCTCGGCGACATCCTGCTCGCGTCCTCGCCGTCGCCGTCGGTGGAGCGGCGGGCCCGCCGTCTGACACGCGCGCCGATCGGCGGCGCGGCGGCGAAAGTCGACCTGGTCCTGTCGGGCCCTGTCCCGTGGCGCGACGCCCGCCTGCAGGGCGCCGGAACCGTACACCTGGGCGGGGAAACGGAGCAGATCGCGGCGGCCGAACGCGCTGTCGCCTCCGGCCGTCACGCAGACCGGCCGATGGTTCTCGTCTCCCAGCCGTGGGTGACCGATCCGGGGCGCGTCGCCGCCGACGGACGACGACCCCTGTGGACCTACGCGCACGTTCCCGCCTGGTCCGAACAGAACCAGACCGAGCAGGTCCTCACCGCGCTGGAGGAGGTCGCACCCGGCGTCCGCGACGTCGTGGTGGCCACCCGGTGTACGCCCGCCTCACGGATGGGCGAGCACAACGCCAACTACGCCGGCGGCGACATCGCGGCGGGCCGGGTCGACCTCCGCGGACTCGTCGCCCGTCCGGTCCCCCGGGCCGATCCCTTCGCCACCGGTGTCCCGGGTGTGTGGCACGCATCCGGCTCCACACCCCCGGGTCCCGGCGTCCACGGGATGGCCGGACAGCACGTGGCGGACCGGATCATCGGCGGCTGA